In Paraburkholderia sp. BL23I1N1, a genomic segment contains:
- the map gene encoding type I methionyl aminopeptidase produces the protein MAITYKTPDDIAKLRISGRLAADVLAMIGEHVKAGVSTDELDALCNDYIVNTQKSIPANVGYLGFPKTVCTSVNQVVCHGIPNRSEILKDGDIINIDVAIIKDGYFGDTSRMYCVGQPSTVARQLIDTTYEAMLAGIREVKPGATLGDVGHAIQKVAQRDGFSIVRDYCGHGIGRVYHEDPQVLHYGQPGQGVRLKPGMVFTIEPMINAGRAGTAVQRDGWTVVTKDRSLSAQWEHMVAVTEEGYELLTPWPDGTGDYEAP, from the coding sequence ATGGCCATTACCTACAAGACTCCCGACGACATCGCCAAATTACGCATCTCCGGCCGCCTCGCGGCCGACGTGCTGGCGATGATCGGCGAGCACGTCAAGGCCGGTGTCTCCACCGACGAGCTCGACGCGCTGTGCAACGACTACATTGTCAATACGCAAAAGTCGATTCCGGCAAATGTTGGTTATTTGGGCTTTCCGAAGACCGTCTGCACGTCCGTCAACCAGGTGGTGTGCCACGGCATTCCCAACCGCAGCGAAATCCTGAAAGACGGCGACATCATCAATATCGACGTCGCGATTATCAAAGACGGCTATTTCGGCGACACCAGCCGCATGTATTGCGTCGGCCAGCCGAGCACGGTGGCGCGCCAGCTGATCGACACGACCTATGAAGCGATGCTTGCCGGCATTCGTGAAGTGAAGCCTGGCGCTACGCTGGGCGATGTCGGCCACGCGATCCAGAAGGTCGCGCAGCGCGACGGCTTTTCGATTGTGCGCGACTACTGCGGCCACGGCATCGGCCGTGTCTACCACGAAGATCCGCAAGTGCTGCACTACGGTCAGCCGGGGCAGGGTGTGCGTCTGAAACCGGGCATGGTCTTCACGATCGAACCCATGATCAACGCGGGCCGCGCCGGCACCGCGGTGCAGCGTGACGGCTGGACGGTCGTCACCAAAGACCGTTCGCTGTCGGCGCAATGGGAGCACATGGTCGCCGTGACCGAAGAGGGCTATGAGCTGCTGACACCGTGGCCGGACGGCACCGGCGATTACGAAGCACCTTGA